The sequence CTAGCATCTTATAAATCATCAATGAAAGGTATTTTATCTGTATCTTTCTTTATTATCGTAATGTTTACAGGGGCTCTTGATAGAAAGTATGCTATAACTAAAAAACTATTAAGTATAAGAGCTCAATTAGCTATACTAGGATCTATACTTATACTTCCACATGGCTTAATATATACATATTTTATATTTGGAGATTTTGTTAAATCACTTACTCTTCCTGGATTATCTATGATTCATTTGACTATAGGTTTAGTTGCATTTTTAGTTATGATTCCATTATTTATTACTTCATTTAAATTTGTTAGAATCAAAATTAAGTATGTTAAATGGAAAAAAATACAAAGATGGTCGTACTTATTTTATGGGTTAACTTATTTGCATGTAGCTCTTATTCTTTTAAATAAAGATCATATAGATATATTAAAAATTGTTATTTATTCTACAATTTTTATAGTTTATACAATGCTTAGAATCATGAAATGCTTTAATGAAAAGAAAGTTAAATCAATGAAAGTATCAAGTATTTAGTTGAAGTTTTCAACCCCATTTTGAATAAAAAAAGGATGTCTTTTTTAGGTATCCTTTTTTTATACTTATTACAGGCAAATTGATGCGATTATTGCAGCCTGTGTAACTTATTTGAATTGTAGGACAAATATCCTACAATATTTATCCTACAAATTAAATCTATTTTAGATTTTGTTATCTAACTTAAATAAATATTTAATAATTATTTAATAATTATTAAATATTTTTATGTGTATTATTTTGTATTTGCTTTCAATACGTCCCAATAGTTTTAACTTTGTCGGACAAGTGTCATACATCGTTAAATGCGTATCAATTTTGATACATCTGTTTCAATCCTGTAACATATATTGATTTTAAAAATCAGCGTGCTATACTATAAAAATTAAGAGGGTTAAAATACAGGTGTTTGTGATATAATCACATTTGATTATTTTTTATGTTATTAAGAATACCTTCATAGGTAATAGGTTTTTACATATCATTCTTAAAACAGTTAAATAAAATATATATTAATAATATAGAAAATAAGTTTATATGGTATATGTCTTTATATAATTAGACTTATACCATTTTTTTTATTAAAATACTTCAAATAACCTCTAACACCTAGTATATGAATTGGCTTATAATATATCCGGGGGATTCAATTAGATACAAACCTTAATAAATATCTAATTGATTTAAAGTTATACAAATTTTAATACATAGAATAATTTGGAGGAAATTAAAATGGCAAATGGGAGTTTTAAGGGTCTATATACGTTTCAACAAGTAGCAGATATTTATGGGTTAGATAATTCAACGTTACGAAAACAAGTATCAAATGGAAAGCTAATCGACAATGTTGAGGTAAAAAAATTTGGTAAAACTTGGTTAATAACAGAACAATCTATGATAAAACACTTTGGTGTTGATGAATTTAATTTGTATATTGGTAAAATTACTTTAGACGATTTAGATGAAGTGAAACAGAAAAAAATTAAAAAGAAAATGGATAAAAAGTCTGAGTTAAATGAACTTAAAATAGGTATTTAAAAAGTATAAATATAATCTTTTTCATTATACAATTTTTTTCATAATGAAAAAGATTATATTTATTTTTTTACTCATTAAACTTTAAGGTATTGTAAAAAGAAATAGTTATATTTGAATCGACTTGAATTATGATTTATCTGAATCTAGATTAATAGATTTGAAATATAATAAATTTGTGTTAGATTTGTATATATGGTCATATAAATTTTATTAAAAAATCTAATTTAAAGTATTAATTTTTCTGTTTGCTAGACGTATATCTAATATACCTAAACAATTATACTTTTTATATAATTTAAATAGAATCAATTAAAACCCTATATTTTTATTGATAGAGTTATATAAAACCTAATTATGTTTTGTTTTAATTTTTTATACTTAATACAAGTAGAATTACATTTTACCCTCATTGTATTAAATTATTAAGATTTGTCCTAATTAGCCTTCTACACACTAACCTATATAAACGGTGGCGTATGAAGGTTAATTTGCTTATATACTATTTTTTTGTAATATTGAATTATATAATAAGACTTGTTCTAGTCAACTTCTCTATAATTAACATCTATTATTTTATCATTTTCTAAAAAAACATCTTCATTATTTCTTTTGTTTTTAACAATATATATTATAATTCCTATTATTAATAATAATGTCATAGTAACTCCTCCATTTTTATTATGTCTTAAATTTTCAATTTATATTATTGGTTTGCTATTTCTAATTCATTTTTTAATAAACCGGCTCCTACTGCTAGTATAAATGGAACTATCATTAAACTCCCTATTATTGTTGTCATCTTATTGTTCCTCCCTCATTTTGTATCCTATAATCTTATATTATCTAACTGCTTTACCATTCTATTGTTGGTTAGCTGCATCTAGTTCATTACTTACTAGTCCTGCGCCTACTGCTAATATAAACGGTGCCATCACTACACTGCATATTACTATCATATATAATTTCTCCTTCGCCTTTTTATATTTATTCTATACACTCAAATTAATTTTAAGTTTTATTGATTTGCCATTTCTAGTTCATTGCTTACTATCCCTGCGCCTACTGCTAATATGAATGGAACTATCATTAAACTCCCTATTACTATTGCCATCTTATTATTCCTCCCTTGTTTTTTATCTTATATTCTTATATTACATCTTTAATCTTAAACATTTCTTAAATATTTTAAACGTCTATTGTTAGTTAGCTACTTCTAATTCACTACTTACTAGCCCTGCTCCTACTGCTAGTACGAATGGAACTATCATTAAAACTCCTATTATTGTCATATATAATTCCTCCTTTGTTTTATTTGTTAACTCTATTATACATTTACATACTTAAAATAGCCTTTCACCAACCTTAAAGATTTCTTACATTTTTGATATGTTAAATTTATTATTATAATAAGTCTAAAAACAACAAAAATAGATATATAAAAGGAGCATCATTAATGATGCTCCTTTTATATATCTATTTTTGTTAATTACCGTTTAAAACATTTTCAATTGATTTTTTTAGTGATTCAATAAATTTATTTTGAAGTTGATTTGATAATTCTAATACAGATAGATACGGGTTTAAATCTTCTAATTCAACAAGTAAAAGATTGCCTTCTTCATCTCTGCATGCATCAATCCTTTGAATACCATGATCTATATTATTCCATTCAACAAACTTCATCGCAAACTCTAAGTCAGATGTAGTTGCATCATATTCTTTTAATTCCCATCTCTTTCTTTTATCCGGGGCATAAAGAGC is a genomic window of Paraclostridium bifermentans containing:
- a CDS encoding helix-turn-helix domain-containing protein, whose translation is MANGSFKGLYTFQQVADIYGLDNSTLRKQVSNGKLIDNVEVKKFGKTWLITEQSMIKHFGVDEFNLYIGKITLDDLDEVKQKKIKKKMDKKSELNELKIGI
- a CDS encoding ferric reductase-like transmembrane domain-containing protein, translated to MLLIYSLIFTIVVSLFCTSSIKKHSSLYYIIALTIALLTSYINLYGETYNIELQGPLLASYKSSMKGILSVSFFIIVMFTGALDRKYAITKKLLSIRAQLAILGSILILPHGLIYTYFIFGDFVKSLTLPGLSMIHLTIGLVAFLVMIPLFITSFKFVRIKIKYVKWKKIQRWSYLFYGLTYLHVALILLNKDHIDILKIVIYSTIFIVYTMLRIMKCFNEKKVKSMKVSSI